A single window of Pseudomonas marginalis DNA harbors:
- a CDS encoding alpha/beta hydrolase, whose product MNTFANVLTGSLLALSVTHAFAANGDVEHSTQAFLDVLNAGTGKPMEQLTPTQARAVLTGAQAGVKLTLPKADVSQKTIQVDGQPLDLTIVRPAGVKGTLPVFMFFHGGGWVLGDYPTHERLVRDLVVGSGAVAVFVNYTPSPEARYPVAINQAYGATKWVAEHGKDINVDGKRLAVAGNSVGGNMAAVVSLMAKDKGTPAIKFQLLLWPVTDANFETASYNQYAEGHFLTRNMMKWFWDNYTTDANQRAEIYASPLRATADQLKGLPPALIQTAGADVLRDEGEAYARKLDQAGVPVTAVRYNGMIHDYGLLNVVSQVPAVRSALLQASDELKQHLK is encoded by the coding sequence ATGAACACATTTGCCAACGTGCTGACCGGCAGCCTGCTCGCCCTGTCCGTCACTCACGCGTTTGCCGCCAATGGCGACGTTGAACACAGTACCCAGGCCTTCCTGGATGTGTTGAACGCCGGCACTGGCAAACCGATGGAACAACTGACACCCACACAAGCCCGTGCCGTACTGACGGGTGCCCAGGCCGGTGTGAAGTTGACCCTGCCCAAGGCGGACGTGAGCCAGAAGACCATTCAGGTCGATGGCCAGCCGCTGGACCTGACCATCGTGCGGCCAGCCGGGGTCAAGGGCACATTGCCGGTGTTCATGTTCTTCCACGGCGGCGGCTGGGTGCTGGGGGACTACCCGACTCACGAGCGCCTGGTGCGCGATCTGGTGGTGGGTTCGGGGGCCGTGGCGGTCTTCGTCAACTACACGCCTTCACCGGAAGCCCGCTATCCGGTGGCGATCAACCAAGCCTACGGCGCAACCAAGTGGGTCGCCGAGCATGGCAAGGACATCAACGTCGACGGCAAACGCCTGGCGGTCGCGGGTAATAGTGTCGGCGGCAATATGGCAGCCGTCGTCAGCCTGATGGCCAAGGACAAGGGCACACCTGCGATCAAGTTCCAACTGCTGTTATGGCCGGTGACCGATGCCAATTTCGAGACGGCGTCCTACAACCAGTACGCCGAAGGGCACTTCCTCACCAGGAACATGATGAAGTGGTTCTGGGACAACTACACCACCGACGCCAATCAGCGCGCCGAGATCTACGCCTCGCCGCTGCGGGCGACCGCGGATCAGCTCAAGGGCTTGCCGCCCGCGCTGATTCAGACCGCCGGTGCCGACGTGTTGCGTGACGAAGGCGAAGCCTATGCGCGCAAGCTGGACCAGGCCGGGGTTCCAGTGACGGCCGTGCGCTACAACGGCATGATCCACGACT